One Pecten maximus chromosome 16, xPecMax1.1, whole genome shotgun sequence DNA window includes the following coding sequences:
- the LOC117344844 gene encoding cilia- and flagella-associated protein 74-like isoform X4: MMEDQNYGQMYGGEEYMGVMAGDDFDDNGIIDCDDGDDDDGMLDLGSEEEESVIEEPTVSAPEVETISKQEQLRMIHLRSHLNQLTETVKHHRYLTEKTREEQKQCRNKIETLESERDQVFTEIQGAESDDNTSALYRLRTQHERICTEIENEQKLETLISERLEKEEYELAKVDVERGKFLLQEDELIKREQQLAKEKTDMALNRLQKEEMKARKGEEILRKREKNYVEAIQAQHKQQQMCLENAQKSHEKHSKYLKETVAKHKVRQEEENIRYKENMQKKMDMLLKLKGDITANRENLKALHARDKAMEKEEKQKEELERRRILSEGGNPDEVMLIRKRIQDVERAKTDFHLDQKSKQAAIMDKILLEEDRMRKRKKQLPNLWVDPQKEKTKIVGPMKKKPLRVFKEMDGTSLFDETEAGGVRFDMAEIEKMAEDAADREVDALTKDSEVEKPTPLPDSSDSSDAESDEELKLDLAEPEFEGLWDQHKPYKVPKDSESTLKLPGATKMDREIMTKVLDKHRSGIILKQVAAGREFQGCPFYSKPDVIHFKDFVVGHTYKKRVTLTNVSYTVNYCRYINITERLKDFIEIVFDPPGQMSAGLTCEMLVTFKPMINEDLVGEVNFLSQTGPFSIPLHCSTKKCDLSVDTSVIEFGTTVIGETLKRTFTLTNKGALGTKFEFFKVTGSKQRSESAAETSLGRLTTADTTQANSPDSASVMVKKDAKEQPPAKKALDELDKASQDVGGGSEEGHQAEGLSAVEGEQPAEGEENVMAESPELAVSDHEDYGALDGMKVGAMAAGELEPFSSVKLEIIWQPTIPGKVDTEFLISFSDPLSESISVQALANAIDVPVWVERQTIDLRICMYDRLYQDTVIVNNRATTALRLKFEVCKELRNHLELLPKTGYIQAQSQFSAQLKFLPRQSLFEEAGKYFDKETGVLEAPMTIRVADQTAPVPFTVQAVVTTSDMEFDTTSIDFGCCTIYESVKTTIKLANKSILPQEYGFVGLPDYLEVQPDDGFGTLLPLETIDLEVIFSPKKARDYKFELNCKSLINREFKIQCKGVGVHPPLELSHQVVHFAATALYDVSTASLHVVNSHTSTNEFTHPVPRIGKGDIAPVGPTSFEFVVPEGAPLTISPSVGTIEPGKKTRIQIRFTPSLPENSIKKEAVRMGTKMLELKAERDYQEQLRKEKEEQEQAQASSKNAKPGAKDKGGAKGAAKGKSSPVAPNLTVAGPRPITPPTLESITRSTPSYTAAQGSLLRQFRGSFRSYTIPCYVASGECSNPGELPYSIHNTLYLEVHCPIVKPTLVVISDNGNTCLDFGEVSLGQNITKTITIQNISNKHVELRSSIPDTSGPFLMLNALRLLPPEGTHTLLMSFTPTAGRVFQEVFKIYTGISVLHVTLAGKGVNPVVDLSMPMENGVFNMGAVLVSEYVEKTFKMQNSSSLSIDYCMKLESLSLLRHTKGQELPEFVKRDKKAKSQVGTQNNSGQNVFDLVPSEGTIPPGGTTEVTVTFAPDHPSDYYSDGIKIELFGKEESHSFKIVGMAKPRIMFVHSGDSRFPNVESLADVPSEGTEEEEGRQGMEPVMLTLESIAKENEYVPASRDLHIGCVRTMAVSQKKEGRKNGEFQFDNVQPIIAKGFGIEPQKGMVEAGVLKPVTFTWTPPVGHDPNQIVDGTVTLTLKGDVTEQLKVMLRAMVVSE, translated from the exons ATGATGGAGGATCAAAACTATGGTCAGATGTATGGGGGAGAGGAGTATATGGGAGTAATGGCAGGCGATGACTTCGACGATAATGGTATAATAGACTGTGATGACGGAGACGATGATGATGGGATGCTGGACCTGGGATCAGAGGAAGAGGAATCAGTAATTGA AGAGCCGACTGTGTCGGCTCCTGAGGTGGAGACCATATCTAAACAGGAGCAGCTGCGCATGATCCATCTGAGGAGTCACCTCAACCAGCTTACTGAAACAGTGAAGCACCATCGGTATCTTACAGAGAAAACCAG AGAGGAGCAGAAACAATGTCGTAACAAGATTGAGACGTTGGAGTCAGAAAGAGACCAAGTGTTTACAGAGATACAGGGCGCAGAGTCAGACGACAACAC ATCCGCCCTGTATCGCCTTAGGACTCAGCATGAAAGAATTTGCACTGAAATAGAAAATGAACAGAAACTGGAGACTCTAATATCAGAGCGCCTGGAGAAAGAAGA GTATGAGTTGGCTAAGGTGGATGTGGAGAGAGGCAAGTTTTTACTCCAAGAGGATGAACTTATTAAACGCGAACAACAACTGGCCAAAGAGAAAACAGACATGGCACTTAATCGTCTGCAAAAGGAAGAAATGAAGGCCAGGAAAGGGGAGGAGATTCTTCGAAAACGTGAAAA GAACTACGTGGAAGCAATACAAGCACAGCATAAACAGCAGCAGATGTGTCTGGAAAACGCCCAGAAAAGTCACGAAAAACACAGTAAATACCTGAAAGAAACTGTTGCTAA gCATAAAGTGCGTCAAGAGGAAGAAAATATCCGCTACAAAGAGAACATGCAGAAAAAGATGGACATGCTGCTGAAACTGAAAGGAGATATAACAGCAAACAGA GAAAATCTGAAGGCACTTCATGCTCGGGACAAAGCCATGGAAAAGGAGGAGAAACAGAAGGAGGAGCTAGAAAGACGCAGGATATTGTCAGAAGGTGGAAACCCAGATGAGGTCATGCTCATCCGTAAACGCATCCAGGATGTTGAGCGTGCTAAAAC GGATTTTCATCTGGACCAGAAATCTAAACAGGCAGCCATTATGGATAAAATCCTGTTGGAGGAAGATCGCATGCGGAAAAGGAAGAAACAGTTACCCAATTTATGGGTTGACCCTCAGAAGGAAAAgacaaag ATTGTGGGACCAATGAAGAAAAAACCTCTGAGGGTATTTAAGGAGATGGATGGAACCTCGTTGTTTGATGAGACAGAAGCTGGCGGGGTCAGATTTGACATGGCTGAGATTGAG AAGATGGCCGAAGATGCAGCTGACCGAGAGGTGGATGCTCTGACCAAAGATTCTGAGGTGGAGAAGCCGACCCCTCTCCCTGACTCCAGTGACTCAAGTGATGCTGAGAGTGATG AAGAGCTGAAGTTAGATTTAGCTGAGCCAGAGTTTGAGGGTCTGTGGGATCAACACAAGCCATACAAGGTTCCCAAGGACTCAGAGTCAACACTCAAGCTACCGGGTGCAACCAAGATGGACAGA GAGATAATGACAAAGGTTCTGGACAAACATCGGTCTGGTATCATCCTCAAACAGGTAGCTGCAGGCCGAGAGTTCCAGGGATGTCCGTTTTATAGCAAGCCCGATGTCATACACTTCAAG GATTTTGTCGTGGGACACACGTACAAGAAGAGGGTCACTCTAACCAATGTGTCCTATACAGTCAACTACTGTCGGTACATCAACATCACGGAGCGCCTCAAGGACTTCATAGAGATTGT GTTTGACCCCCCAGGTCAGATGTCTGCCGGTCTCACATGTGAGATGCTTGTTACCTTCAAACCAATG ATCAATGAGGATTTAGTGGGGGAGGTGAATTTCCTGTCACAGACCGGCCCATTCTCCATCCCACTGCACTGCAGCACCAAGAAATGTGAT CTTTCGGTGGACACGAGTGTGATCGAGTTTGGAACCACGGTCATCGGAGAAACTCTGAAACGTACATTTACCCTAACCAACAAAGGTGCTCTAGGGACAAAATTTGAGTtcttcaaggtcacagggtcaaagCAGAGGTCAGAAAGTGCAGCAGAAACATCTCTTGGAAGACTT ACGACTGCTGACACTACCCAGGCTAATAGTCCAGATTCTGCGTCTGTGATGGTCAAGAAAGATGCCAAGGAACAGCCACCTGCCAAAAAGGCCTTAGATG AACTGGACAAAGCAAGCCAAGATGTGGGAGGTGGGTCGGAGGAAGGGCACCAGGCCGAGGGACTGAGCGCTGTAGAGGGAGAGCAACCTGCAGAGGGTGAAGAGAATG TTATGGCTGAGTCCCCTGAACTAGCGGTTAGTGATCATGAAGACTACGGAGCCCTTGACGGAATGAAGGTCGGTGCAATGGCCGCTGGAGAGCTGGAGCCATTTTCCTCTGTAAAACTGGAGATCATTTGGCAGCCCACTATACCTGGAAAGGTCGACACCGAGTTCCTAATCAGCTTCTCGGATCCTCTGTCAGAAAGT ATCTCGGTACAAGCCTTGGCCAATGCTATTGATGTACCAGTTTGGGTGGAGAGACAAACCATTGACCTGCGGATCTGTATGTACGACCGCCTCTACCAGGACACCGTCATTGTCAACAACAG GGCGACAACAGCTTTACGTTTGAAGTTTGAAGTGTGTAAGGAGTTGAGGAACCACCTTGAACTGCTCCCTAAAACTGGCTACATACAGGCACAGTCTCAATTTTCTGCTCAGCTCAAGTTCCTGCCCAG aCAAAGTCTGTTTGAGGAGGCAGGGAAGTACTTTGACAAAGAAACAGGGGTATTGGAAGCTCCTATGACTATTAGAGTAGCCGATCAG ACTGCCCCTGTGCCGTTTACCGTACAAGCTGTGGTGACAACCTCAGACATGGAGTTTGACACGACCAGCATTGACTTTGGATGCTGTACCATCTACGAATCTGTGAAAACCACCATTAAACTCGCCAATAAGTCCATCCTTCCTCAGGAGTATGGCTTTGTGGGACTCCCTGAT TATCTGGAGGTACAACCTGATGACGGATTTGGAACATTGCTACCATTGGAGACCATTGACCTTGAGGTCATATTCAGTCCAAAGAAAGCACGGGATTataaatttgaattgaattgcaAGTCACTGATAAACAg ggAGTTTAAAATCCAGTGTAAGGGTGTTGGGGTACACCCGCCGTTAGAGTTGAGCCACCAGGTTGTACACTTTGCCGCCACTGCCCTCTATGATGTGTCGACAGCGTCACTTCATGTCGTCAACTCGCACACCAGTACCAACGAGTTTACACACCCTGTACCCAGGATTGGCAAAG GTGACATTGCCCCTGTGGGTCCCACATCATTTGAGTTTGTAGTCCCTGAAGGAGCCCCACTCACTATTTCTCCATCAGTTGGAACTATAGAACCAGGAAAG aaaacccGCATTCAGATACGCTTCACTCCATCACTGCCAGAGAACAGCATTAAGAAGGAAGCTGTGCGAATGGGAACAAAGATGTTGGAATTGAAAGCTGAACGAGATTATCAGGAGCAATTGAGGAAGGAAAAGGAGGAACAAGAACAGGCACAG GCTAGTTCTAAGAATGCCAAGCCAGGGGCCAAGGATAAAGGTGGGGCTAAAGGAGCAGCCAAAGGCAAATCTTCACCAGTCGCTCCAAATCTGACTGTAGCTGGTCCTCGTCCTATCACACCACCCACGCTGGAGTCCATCACCCGATC GACCCCATCCTACACTGCAGCTCAAGGATCACTGTTGAGACAATTCCGTGGGAGTTTCCGATCCTACACTATACCCTGCTATGTGGCCTCTGGGGAGTGTTCAAATCCAGGTGAACTCCCTTACAG tatacacaacacactgtaCTTAGAAGTTCACTGTCCGATTGTGAAACCTACTCTGGTGGTAATATCTGACAATGGTAACACTTGTCTGGACTTTGGGGAAGTGTCTCTCGGCCAAAACATTACCAAAACAATCACTATACAGAATATCTCTAACAAACACGTGGAG cTGCGTTCTTCCATCCCAGACACATCAGGTCCGTTCCTTATGTTAAATGCTCTGAGATTGTTGCCACCAGAGGGTACTCACACCCTTCTGATGTCATTCACGCCGACAGCTGGCCGGGTG tTCCAAGAGgtgtttaaaatatataccgGGATATCAGTGCTGCACGTGACTCTAGCTGGCAAGGGAGTTAATCCTGTTGTGGATCTCAGCATGCCGATGGAGAATGGTGTATTCAATATGGGAGCTGTCCTGGTATCTGAATATGTGGAAAAAACAtttaag ATGCAAAACTCCTCATCGCTGTCCATAGACTACTGTATGAAGCTAGAGAGCCTGTCACTCTTACGACATACCAAAGGACAGGAGCTGCCAGAATTTGTCAAGCGTGACAAAAAGGCAAAATCACAAGTTG GTACTCAGAACAACAGTGGTCAAAACGTGTTTGATCTGGTGCCGTCTGAAGGAACAATACCACCTGGGGGTACAACTGAGGTCACCGTGACCTTTGCCCCTGACCACCCCAGTGACTACTATTCAGATGGCATCAAAATCGAACTATTTGGGAAA GAAGAGTCGCACAGCTTTAAAATTGTTGGAATGGCGAAACCAAGGATTATGTTTGTCCATAGTGGAGATAGTAGGTTCCCTAATGTTGAATCATTGGCAGATGTGCCTTCAGAAGGAACAGAAGAAGAAG AGGGTCGTCAAGGCATGGAGCCAGTGATGCTTACTCTTGAGAGTATAGCCAAGGAAAACGAGTATGTACCTGCATCTCGTGACCTACATATCGGCTGTGTTCGAACTATGGCAGTCAGCCAGAAAAAG GAAGGCAGAAAG AATGGAGAATTCCAGTTTGATAACGTACAACCAATCATTGCCAAAGGTTTCGGCATAGAACCACAAAAG GGTATGGTTGAAGCTGGGGTATTGAAACCTGTAACCTTCACTTGGACACCGCCTGTGGGACATGAT CCGAACCAGATTGTAGACGGCACAGTGACGTTAACACTGAAGGGCGATGTTACAGAGCAGCTCAAAGTGATGCTTCGGGCGATGGTTGTTTCAGAATAA